The genomic DNA GGTGGCCTCGGTGACGGTGTGGCGCAAACGTTGGCTTTGAACGGTCCGGCACCGATGGAAATGGTGGCAGTGAACGACAGCTTCGGGGAAAGTGGAACTCCTGAGCAACTGTTGGAGAAGTACGGACTGAGTACAGAAAGCATCGTTGAAGCAGCATTGAAGGTCATCGCGAGAAAGTGACATGCTTCGCATGATTTAGCCACAGAAACACAGATTTACACAGAACAAAAAGAGAGGAATACTTTTCAGCGAAACCCTCTGTGTTTTCTGTGTTTCTGTGGCTACTGAAAGTATTTCGCTTCAACACGAAAATTGCAGATGACCGAAAGTGCGGACAAACGACTGTTGGAGCAATTCAGAGACCCTTCGTCTCGGAATTTGGCCTTCAGTGAGCTGGTCAACCACTATCAGGAACGGCTTTATTGGCACATCCGCAGAATCGTCATCGACCATGATGACGCGGATGACGTGCTGCAGAACACCTTCATCAAGGCATTCAAAAATCTGGAACGATTTCGCGAGGACAGTCAACTTTATACTTGGCTGTATCGGATTGCGACCAACGAAAGCATCAGTTTTCTGAAGAGCAAAAGGCGCAACATTTTCGTTTCGTTGGATGATGTCTCGCATGCACTTTCCAGCAAGTTGGAAGCCGACCCGCAATTGAGTGGAGATGCCATTCAAATGAAGTTGCAGAAAGCAATTCTCACCTTGCCGACCAAGCAACGAATGGTCTTCAACATGAAGTATTTTGATGAGATGAAGTATGAGGACATGGCGGAGGTCACAGGTACTTCGGTGGGCGCGCTGAAAGCTTCGTACCATCATGCCGTCAAGAAAATTGAGGCGTACATGAAACAGCAGTTTTAGAGAGTCGTCAACTTTTGGAAAGTTGACGACTCTGGCAGGATTAAACCTTTTAGAAAGACAATTGTCAATGCAACGTGATGAAAACCACAGACAACCATAACGAACCCAAGTTGAACATTGAGGGAATTTCGGAGCAGGAGCTCAAGCGGAATGCTTTCAAAACACCGGAAGGTTATTTCGAAAACCTCACGCCTCGCGTGATGGAAAGCGTTCGGAATTCGGAACGGCCAGTAAAAGCTGGTTGGTCGGTTTGGATGAAATTTCTGCCACCTTCCATTGGAGTTGCGGCTGTTGCTTTGGCCGCGTGGTTTTTCATTCCGCCAACGGCTAACGATACGCCTGATTTTGACACCGTTCTGGCTTCACTGACAGTTGAAGAATTGGCAACTTATGCTGATCTGCAACCTTCGGAATTAGTGAGTTACGAATTGATTGACTACCATCAGGTGGCAATGAACGAAAGCAAATTGACCGATGATGACATCATCGAATATTTGGAAACAGAGGAAGACGTGGAATTGAACACGATCATGAACGAAATAGAGATCTGAGATGAAAAAGCTATTGATTTTAAGCGGATTGCTGATACTGAGTTCGATTTGGTTTGCAATGGCGCAGGAAGAACTGGATCCGTCTAAACGAGAGAGATTGGAAGCCTTGAAAGTGGCTTACCTGACAGAAAAGCTGAGCCTCACGCCAGAGGAAGCGCAGCAGTTCTGGCCAGTATATAATGAATTGGATGACAAGATGCGCGAACTTCGAAAGCAGCAGCGGGACAACCGCTCCGAGGCGAAGCAGAATTTTGATTCGTTGAGCGATGACGATCTATCAAAGACCATTGATCAGGAACTGGTTTTGGAGCAACAGGAACTCGACCTGAAAAAGGAATACAACGAGCGTTTCAAGAAGATTCTACCTATTAAAAAGGTGGCGAAACTTTATGCAGCCGAGCATGGCTTCAGGAGAGAATTGTTGCACCGCGCCAAAGACCGCACTAAAATTCCGGGCGGACCTCCGCATTGATCGCATCGAAGTAATCTGAAAAGGCGCTGAACGATCAGCGTCTTTTTTCGTTGTAACCATTGATGGGAATTATAGTTTAACTGGCCAGCTGAACATTGCGGCAACAGGTACAGAAATCAAGGGCTGCCGTAAGTTTTCAGACAAATTGAATGATTGAATTTTTTGTATAATCGCGCAAGCAAAACCAAAACCTTTTTACACAACAAAAATGAGTGAGACAGCCGAGATTCGCGTAGGAGATCAAGTGATAGAACTTCCCGTTGTCACCGGGACGGAAAACGAAAAAGGAATCGACATCCGTAAACTGCGTGACCAGACCGGGCTGATCACATTCGATAGCGGATACAAGAACACAGGTGCTACAAGTAGTGCCATCACTTTCCTTGATGGTGAAAAGGGGATTTTGCGATACCGTGGCTATCCGATCGAGCAGTTGGCTGAGAAGTCAACGTTTTTGGAAGTTGCTTACCTGTTGATCTATGGTGAATTGCCAAGCAAGGCCGAGTTCACGGCTTGGAGTGAGAAGATCACGCGCCACACACTCATTCATGAAGATATGAAGGAGTTCTTCGAGGCGTTCCCTCGCAAGGCGCATCCAATGGGAGTTCTTGCTTCGAATCTGATCTCACTTTCAACGTTCTATCCGGAAAGTCTGGATCCAGACCGTGAGGATGAAAAAGTGGATCTCACCATTATCAGATTGATCGCCAAGATCAGCACCATTGCTGCTTGGTCTCACAAAAATTCGGTCGGTCATCCGGTTGTTTATCCAAGAAACAAATACAATTACACGGAGAACTTCCTGAACATGATGTTCTCTGTACCAACAGAAGACTACGAACCAGACCCGGTTGTAGTGAAAGCACTGGATCAACTGTTGATCCTTCATGCCGATCACGAGCAGAACTGTTCTACTTCAACCGTAAGAATCGTTGGTTCTTCAAGAGCGAACCTTTATGCGTCTATCGCAGCAGGTGTTTCTGCCCTTTGGGGACCGCTTCACGGTGGAGCAAACCAAGCGGTTATCGAAATGTTGGAGAACATCCAAGCTGATGGCGGTGGCATGCAAAAGTGGATCGATAAAGCGAAAGACAAGGACGATCCGTTCCGAATCATGGGCTTCGGTCACCGCGTGTACAAGAACTTCGACCCACGCGCTACCATCATCAAGAAATCGTGTGATGACGTGTTGGAGAAACTGGGCATCAACGACCCGATTCTTGATCTTGCCAAACAATTGGAGGAAGTGGCCTTGAACGATGATTACTTCAAGTCAAGAAACCTGTACCCGAACGTTGATTTCTACTCAGGAATCATCTACAAGGCAATCGGAATTCCAACGGAGATGTTCACGGTGATGTTTGCGATGGGACGTCTACCAGGCTGGATCGCTCAATGGAAGGAAATGATGGCGAACAAAGAGCCGATCGGTCGTCCGCGTCAGATCTATACTGGCGAGAATGAGCGTCCTTACCAGCCGCTTTCAAGCAGATAATTCAAGCACATACACTTACAGAAAGGATGAGGTCGGCCTCATCCTTTTTTGTTTACGCCCCCCGAACCTCACGCAAGGAGGGGAATTTGCGTTCTTTGCATTTATGAGCAAGGGCATTTTCCGCAAGCGCAACATCGGGCTTTTCATCAAGGTCGTTATTGCGTTTGTTGCGCTGTGGTTCATCTACCGCGAGGTGCAGCTCAAAGATCAGGACGCCAAGCTCAGTTCGGGAATCAGCGTTCTTACCGAAAACCTGCCCCAGTTGATTCTTCTTATTGCATTGATGATGCTGAACTGGGTTCTGGAAGCCTTCAAGTGGCGGTTGTTGGTAAGTTATTTAGAGAAAATCTCGCTTTGGAAATCGCTGAAAGCCATCTTCTCAGGAATCACCATTGCCATCTTCACTCCCAACCGTGTTGGAGAATACGGTGGCCGCATCTTTCACCTGCAGAAAGCCGACCGCATCGATGCCGCGCTGCTCACCATTGTCGGAAGTTATGCGCAACTGGTGGTCACGCTCGTTACAGGAATTCTCGCCACCATCTTCTTCTTACCAGAGTACGTAGGTCTCGGGCCGATCACACCCATGCAGTACAATCTCATCGCCATCCTCATGTTCGGACTTTGCGTGCTACTGGTTGTTCTTTTCCTTAACACGCGGCTGCTGACCACCATCATCAACTGGCTACCGATTCCCCAAAAATATCGCCACTACGCGGGCGTTTTTGAGCATCACAGTTCCTCCACACTTTGGAAGGTTTTCCTCGCCAGCTTGGGGCGTTACCTCATCTTCACGTTTCAGTTCTTTCTGCTTTTGAAGTTGTTCGATGTGGAAATCAGCTACGCCAATGCGATGATGATGATCTCGATGACCTACTTCGTGATGACAGCGGTGCCGACCATCGCCATTACCGAATTGGGTGTGCGCGGCTCCATTTCGGTTTACTTTTTGGGGATGCTTTCCACGAATGTGAAGAGCATTTTCTTGGCAAGCTCCATGCTTTGGCTCATCAATCTGGCGGTGCCCGCATTGATCGGTGTGGTGTTCATTTTCCAACTGCGTTTCTTCCGAAAAGCTGACTGATGGCGTGGCTCTGGTATCTTCTTTTCGGATTCGCAGTAACGGTGATGGTGCTGTACTCGGCCATGATCATCTACGCCATTTCGGGCTGGAAGAAGATGAAAGTGGAAGATGAAAAACCAGCTTGGCTTGGCGTGAGCATTC from Flavobacteriales bacterium includes the following:
- a CDS encoding citrate synthase; protein product: MSETAEIRVGDQVIELPVVTGTENEKGIDIRKLRDQTGLITFDSGYKNTGATSSAITFLDGEKGILRYRGYPIEQLAEKSTFLEVAYLLIYGELPSKAEFTAWSEKITRHTLIHEDMKEFFEAFPRKAHPMGVLASNLISLSTFYPESLDPDREDEKVDLTIIRLIAKISTIAAWSHKNSVGHPVVYPRNKYNYTENFLNMMFSVPTEDYEPDPVVVKALDQLLILHADHEQNCSTSTVRIVGSSRANLYASIAAGVSALWGPLHGGANQAVIEMLENIQADGGGMQKWIDKAKDKDDPFRIMGFGHRVYKNFDPRATIIKKSCDDVLEKLGINDPILDLAKQLEEVALNDDYFKSRNLYPNVDFYSGIIYKAIGIPTEMFTVMFAMGRLPGWIAQWKEMMANKEPIGRPRQIYTGENERPYQPLSSR
- a CDS encoding sigma-70 family RNA polymerase sigma factor, with the translated sequence MTESADKRLLEQFRDPSSRNLAFSELVNHYQERLYWHIRRIVIDHDDADDVLQNTFIKAFKNLERFREDSQLYTWLYRIATNESISFLKSKRRNIFVSLDDVSHALSSKLEADPQLSGDAIQMKLQKAILTLPTKQRMVFNMKYFDEMKYEDMAEVTGTSVGALKASYHHAVKKIEAYMKQQF